In the genome of Cuculus canorus isolate bCucCan1 chromosome 28, bCucCan1.pri, whole genome shotgun sequence, one region contains:
- the LOC104066223 gene encoding claw keratin, whose protein sequence is MSCSSLCAPSCGVATPAPLADSCNEPCVRQCPDSTVVIQPPATVVTFPGPILSNFPQHSVVGSAGVPAVAGSYGGSYGGRGGYGGSWGYGGLGGYGGYGGSWGYGGLGGYGGYGGFGSCGYGGWARGHRYLSGSCGPC, encoded by the coding sequence ATgtcctgctccagcctgtgTGCCCCTTCCTGTGGGGTGGCCACCCCAGCCCCGCTGGCTGACTCCTGCAACGAGCCCTGCGTGCGCCAGTGCCCCGACTCCACGGTGGTCATCCAGCCCCCAGCTACAGTGGTCACCTTCCCCGGGCCCATCCTCAGCAACTTCCCACAGCACAGCGTTGTTGGCTCAGCTGGAGTCCCCGCTGTTGCTGGGAGCTACGGAGGCAGCTATGGAGGCCGTGGTGGTTatggaggctcctggggctaTGGAGGCCTTGGTGGCTATGGAGGCTATGGAGGCTCTTGGGGGTACGGAGGCCTTGGGGGCTATGGAGGCTACGGAGGCTTTGGGAGCTGCGGATACGGTGGCTGGGCCCGAGGCCACAGGTACCTCAGTGGCAGCTGTGGGCCCTGCTAA